A single Gasterosteus aculeatus chromosome 2, fGasAcu3.hap1.1, whole genome shotgun sequence DNA region contains:
- the LOC120828735 gene encoding uncharacterized protein LOC120828735 — translation MEGFEDSGRAAEEHDGTDSRSGTESPGTVPRGLCPSRPGPRKKLVLHVDLNNTILVSDTVTGQGPAAALDYFLSTVTWGKMSKHGRWEWLSDSTSLLPPCDDAVSYYSHFGRTPGFTSAAGKRFRGVLDEHLHLFRWPAGTKADRELSVKGEDGQLYHWILPSFFQLLKDLAKEGREFAVVFRTFGSDLPRVLSAVSRALNEGAHPLFPDLPDLKLNVNMTPGKIRCHKKGAVLSRGEERRSTRDGERGLYQYLSSVQGVGGFQDHFEWWASNTFSIRGGKPLWVDPFDQHVEHIFIDDNIRQNDEDTIVHPKVFLDPGGAETRTASTSELYDITLVQTDLLQAISQPSYFTQRVHICLENYERNLQQGAT, via the exons ATGGAGGGGTTTGAGGACAGCGGCCGAGCAGCTGAAGAACATGACGGGACGGACAGCAGGAGCGGGACAGAGTCCCCGGGGACAGTCCCCCGCGGGCTCTGTCCCTCACGTCCCGGCCCGAGGAAGAAGCTGGTCCTGCACGTCGACCTCAACAACACCATCCTGGTGTCGGACACGGTGACGGGACAGGGCCCGGCGGCCGCCCTGGACTACTTCCTCTCAACGGTCACCTGGGGGAAGATGAGCAAACACG GGAGGTGGGAGTGGCTGAGCGACTCCACGTCCCTGCTGCCACCTTGTGACGACGCGGTGAGCTACTACTCTCACTTTGGACGGACGCCGGGTTTCACCTCCGCTGCGGGGAAACGTTTCCGCGGGGTTCTGGATGAGCATCTGCATCTGTTCCGCTGGCCCGCGGGCACCAAG GCCGACCGGGAGCTGTCCGTCAAAGGCGAGGATGGACAACTGTACCACTGgatcctcccctctttcttccagCTGCTCAAAGACCTGgcgaaggaagggagggagttTGCCGTTGTCTTCCGTACGTTTGGAAGCGACCTGCCTCGTGTGCTGAGTGCTGTATCCAGAGCGCTGAATGAAGGGGCTCATCCGCTGTTCCCCGATCTGCCCGATCTCAAG TTAAATGTGAATATGACTCCAGGGAAGATCCGCTGCCACAAGAAGGGAGCCGTCCTGAGCCGCGGCGAGGAGCGCCGGTCCACTCGCGACGGAGAACGGGGCCTGTACCAGTACTTGAGCTCAGTCCAGGGCGTGGGGGGCTTCCAGGACCACTTTGAATG gtGGGCCAGTAATACCTTCTCCATCCGGGGGGGGAAGCCGCTGTGGGTGGACCCCTTCGACCAACATGTCGAGCACATCTTCATCGACGACAACATCCGACAGAACGACGAGGATACCATCGTGCATCCCAAG GTGTTCTTGGACCCAGGTGGCGCTGAGACGCGCACAGCCAGCACCTCTGAGCTCTATGACATCACGCTGGTCCAGACCGACCTCCTGCAGGCCATTTCTCAGCCAAGCTACTTCACTCAGCGCGTCCACATCTGTCTGGAAAACTATGAGAGAAacctccagcagggggcaaccTAG